The Rhizoctonia solani chromosome 4, complete sequence genome contains a region encoding:
- a CDS encoding protein phosphatase PP2A regulatory subunit A: MDTQGQDELYPIAILMDELKSEDVQLRLNAIHRVSTIALALGPQRARDELVPFLLDSLDDEDEVLVAIGEELGNGLEEYIGGREYAHLLLPVLEKLSTMEETLVRDKATESINKIAGLLSARQVEEYLVPMVRKLSSGDWFTSRTSAAALYVSAYPSSASHKDELRKLYSSLAHDDTPMVRRAAAKGLGPFIKKLSKEHLLSEGLPIYKKLASDDQDSVRLLTVEALIAIAEQLKPAEVKEQLLSQIRQAVSDKSWRVRYMVANNFVKLASVVGPEIIRDEMVGAYVQLLKDNEAEVRSASASQIPGFSKLLDRDVILARVLPCVRDLSTDTSQHVRAALGKEIAGLSPLLGREGTIDHLLPLFMHLLKDEFPEVRLNLIGKLEQVIGVIGIEMLSQSLLPAIIELADDKQWRVRQAIIEYIPLLSTQLGVTFFDDQLSNLCMLWLGDNVYSIREAATVNLKRLTEVFGVDWAKTTIIPKVLAMANHNNYLHRMTTVFAIATMAPSLTVEVIRDSVLPAMLQLVTDPIPNIRFNIAKCLEKLGGSLSASGSPEGHEVAQRSIVPALESLRNDPDADVRYFATRALEKTLGVQVRSTSSNYSQPVISNTIVTTSIVILSITTYPPAIILLSSFTKQAAYFTTASPKLAVYLPSMMRIPFWSLLRLVFLLALVSVTKEQETGPPIIPSPITNTLPITTSPTSASVSTPTTTIIPTRSSSTQAGTDVGTTSTRAPGTSASTSVSGSPSVSSPLSFTATSGSASDIATPSPTIIPNSSGDLNRPWTTITIAALGIAFLVVEYV, from the exons ATGGACACCCAAGGCCAGGATGAACTCTACCCGATTGCGATCCTTATGGATGAGCTCAAGTCTGAGGATGTCCAGCTCCGTCTGAATGCTATCCACCGCGTGTCAACTATTGCACTTGCCCTTGGCCCCCAGCGCGCACGCGACGAACTAGTGCCCTTCCTACTCGACTCCCtcgacgacgaagacgaggttCTGGTCGCTATTGGTGAGGAACTTGGCAATGGGCTTGAGGAATACATTGGTGGCCGCGAATATGCACACCTACTATTACCCGTTCTTGAGAAATTGTCGACAATGGAGGAGACCTTGGTACGCGACAAG GCGACAGAATCGATTAACAAGATTGCCGGGCTATTATCTGCGCGCCAGGTTGAAGAGTATCTCGTACCTATGGTTCGCAAGCTCTCGAGTGGTGACTGGTTTACTTCTCGGACTTCTGCGGCCGCACTATATGTATCCGCATACCCTTCCTCCGCATCGCATAAGGATGAGCTTAGAAAACTCTACTCGAGTCTTGCGCACGATGATACTCCCATGGTCAGGCGAGCAGCCGCCAAGGGACTCGGT CCGTTTATCAAGAAGCTCTCCAAGGAACATTTACTCTCTGAAGGCTTGCCTATTTACAAAAAGCTGGCATCCGACGATCAAGATTCAGTCCGTTTGTTGACAGTCGAGGCCCTCATCGCTATCGCGGAACAACTCAAGCCTGCAGAGGTCAAAGAACAATTGCTGTCTCAGATTCGACAAGCTGTCTCAGACAAGAGCTGGAGAGTCAGGTATATGGTTGCCAACAATTTTGTGAAG CTGGCTTCGGTTGTTGGTCCAGAAATCATCCGAGATGAGATGGTCGGCGCATATGTTCAATTGCTGAAAGATAACGAGGCCGAGGTACGCTCAGCGTCCGCCAGTCAGATTCCTG GATTTTCCAAACTGCTTGATCGTGATGTCATCTTGGCTCGTGTCTTGCCTTGCGTGCGTGATCTCTCCACGGACACCTCCCAACATGTTCGGGCTGCTCTCGGAAAGGAGATTGCTGGATTGTCTCCGCTACTCGGCCGGGAAGGCACCATCGATCATCTTTTGCCTCTGTTCATGCACCTATTAAAAGACGAGTTCCCTGAGGTCCGAttgaacttgattggaaagCTGGAGCAAGTGATTGGGG TTATCGGTATTGAGATGCTTTCGCAATCGCTCTTGCCCGCGATTATCGAATTGGCCGACGACAAACAATGGCGTGTCCGACAGGCCATTATCGAGTACATCCCTCTTCTTTCGACACAGCTTGGTGTAACATTTTTTGACGACCAACTGAGCAATCTTTGCATGTTGTGGTTGGGCGATAATGTATATAGCATCCGTGAGGCGGCGACAGTCAACCTGAAGCGCCTGACCGAAGTATTTGGGGTTGACTGGGCCAAGACAACCATTATACCCAAAGTACTTGCGATGGCCAATCACAATAATTATCTTCATCGAATGACGACGGTATTTGCGATTGCT ACCATGGCACCAAGCCTGACCGTAGAGGTCATCCGTGATAGCGTTCTCCCAGCTATGCTTCAGCTCGTCACGGATCCTATCCCTAATATCCGTTTCAATATTGCGAAATGCCTTGAAAAGTTAGGTGGCTCCCTTTCTGCTTCTGGCTCGCCCGAGGGTCACGAGGTTGCGCAGCGATCGATTGTGCCTGCTCTTGAAAGTTTGCGCAACGATCCTGACGCAGACGTACGATACTTTGCTACCAGGGCGTTAGAGAAGACATTGGGAGTCCAGGTTCGGT CCACATCTTCTAATTACTCCCAACCCGTCATCTCGAACACCATCGTGACCACCAGTATCGTCATCTTGTCGATCACCACTTATCCACCGGCTATCATCTTGTTATCCAGCTTTACCAAACAAGCAGCTTATTTCACTACAGCTTCTCCCAAGCTTGCGGTTTACCTGCCCTCGATGATGCGCATTCCGTTCTGGTCGCTTTTACGTCTTGTTTTTCTGCTAGCCCTAGTCTCGGTTACTAAGGAACAAGAAACTGGTCCGCCTATTATCCCATCGCCGATCACGAATACGCTGCCTATTACTACAAGTCCGACCAGTGCCAG TGTTAGTACACCGACGACGACGATCATACCCACACGTTCTTCCAGCACACAGGCTGGTACTGATGTGGGCACGACTTCAACTCGTGCACCTGGAACGTCTGCCTCGACGTCGGTTTCAGGTAGCCCTAGTGT TAGCTCGCCTCTGAGCTTCACCGCTACCTCTGGGAGTGCGAGTGACATCGCTACCCCTTCCCCGACGATCATCCCTAACTCATCGGGCGATCTCAATCGCCCCTGGACGACAATCACCATCGCAGCACTCGGGATCGCTTTTTTGGTCGTCGAGTACGTATAA
- a CDS encoding Serine/arginine repetitive matrix protein yields MADAGFFKGTSAEQDRRFADKEHRLLKSIKFPPEFDRKVDMRKVELSVMRPWITKKVVELVGFEDEVVVEYVMGLLEDRSKPPDPKVMQINLTGFLESKTPAFMSSLWALLLEAQDSPAGVPASFVQEKKEELRQKHEADERALAEARRRGEHDLRLDEIRQRERGERRGRGGGRGGGDSFRGRGRDSGWGNRGGGGGGGGRGDVRHVAAPYLEVEAGPRLHGGGTGALLPPDLHPQTLSLTPWCQAFTFPERKQALHNPSSSWRRKETFSLSSPLAIKDSIREIEERISTPKAKGFARSDDTPPRRRDGSSRRRDSSPRRRDDSRKRGDSPPPPPSRRRDSPRRTTSRSPSPNARKRQRSEPGVDVEPLSIKGAASGKKSRWGEGQDEKDD; encoded by the exons ATGGCCGATGCTGGATTCTTCAAGGGGACGTCTGCCGAGCAG GATCGGCGCTTCGCCGATAAAGAACACCGTCTACTCAAGTCGATCAAGTTTCCCCCAGAGTTTGACCGTAAAGTTGACATGCGCAAGGTCGAACTCTCGGTCATGCGCCCGTGGATAACGAAAAAAGTGGTCGAACTCGTTGGATTTGAGGACGAGGTCGTGGTCGAGTATGTCATGGGGCTTTTGGAGGACCGGTCGAAGCCT CCCGACCCAAAAGTCATGCAAATTAACCTTACTGGGTTCTTGGAATCCAAGACTCCGGCCTTCATGTCGTCGCTCTGGGCCCTCTTGCTTGAAGCACAAGATTCCCCCGCAGGAGTCCCCGCATCGTTCGTgcaagaaaagaaagaagagCTCAGACAAAAGCACGAGGCCGACGAACGGGCTCTTGCAGAAGCCAGGCGTAGGGGCGAGCATGATTTGCGTCTGGACGAG ATTCGTCAACGCGAAAGAGGTGAGAGGCGCGGCCGAGGCGGTGGGCGCGGTGGAGGAGACTCGTTCCGTGGTAGAGGTCGCGACTCGGGATGGGGTAATCGTGGTggcggtggtggaggtggtggacGCGGAGAC GTCCGCCACGTCGCCGCTCCATATCTGGAAGTCGAAGCAGGTCCCCGTCTCCACGGAGGCGGTACAGGCGCTCTCCTTCCCCCAGATCTCCATCCCCAG ACGCTCTCCCTCACCCCGTGGTGCCAGGCGTTCACCTTCCCCGAGAGGAAACAGGCGCTCCATAACCCCTCCTCCTCGTGGAGGCGGAAGGAGACGTTCTCCCTATCGTCGCCGCTCGCCATCAAGGACTCCATCCGCGAGATCGAGGAGCGGATCTCCACCCCCAAAGCGAAGGGATTCGCCCGTTC AGACGACACACCACCTCGTAGAAGAGACGGTTCTTCACGCAGGAGAGATAGTTCTCCGCGCAGAAGAGACGATTCTAGAAAAAGGGGCGATTCGCCACCGCCGCCACCGTCACGCAGACGGGACTCGCCCCGTCGAACGACTTCACGTTCACCTTCTCCCAACGCACGCAAACGCCAAAGAAGCGAACCTGGAGTCGATGTCGAACCGCTGAGCATCAAGGGAGCTGCATCTGGGAAGAAGAGTCGATGGGGCGAGGGGCAGGATGAGAAAGACGAC TAA